CCGCCGCGCCCTCGTCGGTCAGCAGGTCCTTCTGGAGCTGCGTGATATTCGCCAGCTCGACCAGATGGCTGCCGTTCGAGAGGACGAGCCCGTCCATCGCGAAGCCGAGCTCGCGCGCCTCGTGGCGGCAGAGCATCTCGACCGCGACCGTGAGCCCCATGTCGTGCCCGACGACCCAGGCGCGCTCGACGCCGAGCGCGCGCGCGAGCTCGCCCGCGCGACGGCCCTGGTCGAGGAGGGAGTAGGAGGCCTCCTCGGGCTTGTCCGAGAGGCCGAATCCGAGCTGGTCGAAGACCGTCACGTGGAACGCGCCCGTCAGACGGGGAAGGACGGCCGCGAAGTCGTGACCGCTCGACGGGAAGCCGTGGACGAGCACGAGGTCGGGCCCCGCGCCCTCCTGCACGACGAAGAGCCGGTGGCCCTCGGAGAGCCTCACGTACCGCCCGCGGCGCTCCCACGCCGCGTGGACCGCCGCCACCTCCGGGGGCGTCTCAGCCATGGCGCGGTCGCTAGCACGGGAGCGCTTCGCTCGGCCAGCGGCGGTTGACCTCGTCCCGCCACCCGGTATGGGCGAGGCCGTTCCCTTCGAGCGACGCTCGGAGCCCGTCGCCGGCAA
This genomic window from Deltaproteobacteria bacterium contains:
- a CDS encoding alpha/beta hydrolase translates to MAETPPEVAAVHAAWERRGRYVRLSEGHRLFVVQEGAGPDLVLVHGFPSSGHDFAAVLPRLTGAFHVTVFDQLGFGLSDKPEEASYSLLDQGRRAGELARALGVERAWVVGHDMGLTVAVEMLCRHEARELGFAMDGLVLSNGSHLVELANITQLQKDLLTDEGAAAFAATYDPERFAAMLRFVWGDPTRTPEVDVRAIAWWLRGSLPVIGKIARYNLERTRFADRWRPILGRTPVPIRVVWGDRDPIAVLEIGERLAEMSRGAPTVLHGVGHFPQMEDPERWAAAVLSACRSGG